A section of the Oryzias melastigma strain HK-1 linkage group LG2, ASM292280v2, whole genome shotgun sequence genome encodes:
- the LOC112142245 gene encoding uncharacterized protein LOC112142245 — MEQPQKLRGTKMLERFKAKKERWLQSQKKNGQSLRVLDEASVLVEKFHTLGYKAVVFAARPGRIPSKWRTHVIHPRWQLADPVGKFLDQMKVSFELMITGWTNQQLSSTPDIQPSTSPAIQPSVLTITQEPASDVPAKKKKRRNNKEELSEECSHTIGGKDQCYRVKKVLRTKRQKGKLMEFVEWEPCAVCGKTWSPQWVKKRHTKK; from the exons ATGGAGCAGCCACAAAAACTAAGGGGAACAAAAATGCTTGAAAGGTTTAAAGCCAAGAAGGAGAGGTGGTTGCAGAGCCAAAAGAAAAACGGACAGAGCTTACGCGTTTTGGATGAGGCGTCGGTTTTG gtGGAAAAGTTTCATACCTTGGGTTATAAAGCTGTGGTGTTTGCTGCCAGACCAGGAAGAATTCCATCCAAGTGGCGTACCCATGTCATCCACCCCAGGTGGCAGTTAGCAGATCCGGTTGGGAAGTTCCTGGACCAGATGAAAGTCTCATTTGAGCTTATGATCACTG GTTGGACAAACCAGCAACTGTCCAGTACTCCAGACATCCAACCGTCAACATCACCTGCAATCCAGCCTTCAGTCTTAACTATAACCCAGGAGCCAGCCT cAGATGTTCctgcaaagaagaagaaaagaagaaacaacaaaGAAGAATTATCTGAAG aATGCAGCCATACTATTGGGGGAAAAGATCAGTGTTACCGAGTGAAGAAAGTCTTGAGGACAAAAAGGCAGAag gGGAAACTCATGGAGTTTGTTGAATGGGAGCCTTGTGCTGTGTG TGGGAAGACGTGGTCTCCACAATGGGTGAAAAAGaggcacacaaaaaaataa